From the genome of Colletotrichum higginsianum IMI 349063 chromosome 4, whole genome shotgun sequence, one region includes:
- a CDS encoding Ankyrin-like protein yields the protein MSGTTLTSATAFSPSLEAIKLAASMYNAAREGNKSVLEEAILDGLPPNLTNEKGDTLLMLAAYYGHADLVKLLIQHGADPNRLNDKRQSPLAGAVFKGLDPVIEGPGQVLLEGGADPEYGTPSAIQCLSMFKQEGKWAEKFESAPGRGKAKAVPQDESEERAPERFKA from the exons ATGAGCGGGACTACCCTGACGTCCGCCACGGCGTTCTCGCCCTCGCTGGAGGCCATCAAGCTGGCCGCCAGCATGTACAACGCTGCCCGCGAGGGCAACAAGagcgtcctcgaggaggccatcctcgacggcctACCGCCCAACCTGACGAACGAAAAGGGGGATACCTTG CTAATGTTGGCGGCCTACTACGGGCACGCGGACCTGGTCAAGCTCCTGATACAGCACGGGGCGGACCCCAACAGACTGAACGACAAGCGTCAGAGTCCTCTTGCAGGCGCCGTCTTCAAGGGCTTAGATCCTGTGATTGAG GGCCCCGGACAGGTCCTTCTGGAAGGCGGTGCTGACCCGGAGTACGGCACGCCCTCGGCGATCCAGTGTCTTTCCATGTTCAAGCAAGAGGGCAAGTGGGCCGAGAAGTTCGAGTCGGCGCCCGGGCGAGGAAAGGCGAAGGCTGTTCCCCAGGACGAGAGCGAGGAGAGGGCACCCGAGAGGTTCAAGGCGTGA
- a CDS encoding Acetoin reductase: MSAFVGATKAAAAQASRVVIVTGSARGIGRAVALRLARDGYDVCVNDIAANEAGSHGVADEIRRLGRRSVVATADVRSLGEVQGMVQKAVDELGPLNTMIANAGIAQVKPLLDITEDEFENMFRVNVFGVQHCYQAAAKQMIKQGNCTPDRPGKIIGCSSIVGFKPFALLSHYSASKWAVRGLTQASAMEYAEHNITVNAYAPGIVGTAMWDLIDEKLGEKTGAKKGDTIKKYTSELIAQKRTSVPEDVAKLVSFLASPDSDHVTGQTQIVDGGIIYT; the protein is encoded by the exons ATGAGCGCGTTCGTGGGAGCAACaaaagccgccgccgctcaaGCGAG CCGCGTCGTGATTGTGACCGGCTCCGCGCGGGGCAtcggccgcgccgtcgccctccgcctcgcccgcGACGGCTACGATGTCTGCGTcaacgacatcgccgccaacgaggcCGGCAGCCACGGGGTCGCCGATGAAatccgccgcctcggccgccgctccgtcgtcgccacgGCCGACGTACGGagcctcggcgaggtccagGGAATGGTCCAGAAGGCTGTCGACGAGCTAGGGCCCCTAAACACCAT gatcgccaacgccggcatcGCCCAGGTCAAGCCCCTTTTGGACATcaccgaggacgagttcGAAAACATGTTCCGCGTCAACGTCTTTGGCGTGCAGCACTGCTACCAGGCCGCCGCGAAGCAGATGATCAAGCAGGGCAACTGCACGCCCGACCGCCCGGGCAAGATTATCGGC TGTTCCTCCATTGTCGGCTTCAAGCCCTTCGCCCTCCTCTCGCACTACTCGGCCTCCAAGTGGGCCGTCCGCGGCCTGACGCAGGCTAGCGCCATGGAGTACGCCGAGCACAACATCACCGTCAACGCCTACGCgcccggcatcgtcggcacCGCCATGTGGgacctcatcgacgagaagctgggcgagaagacgggcgcCAAAAAAGGCGACACCATCAAGAAGTACACGAGCGAGCTCATCGCCCAGAAGCGCACCAGCGTgcccgaggacgtcgccaAGCTCGTCAGCTTCCTCGCCAGCCCGGACAGCGACCACGTCACCGGCCAGACCCAGATCGTGGACGGCGGCATCATTTACACGTAG
- a CDS encoding Peptide-methionine (S)-S-oxide reductase, giving the protein MSVNPSSNSAAAAAAGPTIPEGAQKATIAAGCFWGVEHLYRKHFQGKGLIDARVGYIGGDLANPTYRAVCGGDTGHAEALQVVFQPADVSYRQLLEFFYRMHDPTTASRQGPDTGPQYRSAIFFHDAEQEKVAREVTRLANEQWYGGKIVTDVIPAGQWWDAEQYHQLYLNKNPSGYECPSHFLRTFPPLKG; this is encoded by the coding sequence ATGTCCGTCAacccctcctccaactccgccgcagccgccgccgccggccccaCGATCCCCGAGGGCGCCCAAAAagccaccatcgccgccggctgcttCTGGGGCGTCGAGCACCTCTACCGCAAGCACTTCCAGGGCAAGGGGCTCATCGACGCCCGCGTCGGCTacatcggcggcgacctcgccaaCCCGACCTATCGCGCcgtctgcggcggcgacacgGGCCACGCCGAGGCGCTGCAGGTCGTCTTCCAGCCCGCCGACGTGAGCTAccgccagctcctcgagtTCTTCTACCGCATGCACGACCCGACCACGGCGAGCCGGCAGGGCCCGGACACGGGGCCGCAGTACCGCAGCGCCATCTTCTtccacgacgccgagcaggagaaggTCGCGCGCGAGGTGACGCGCCTCGCCAACGAGCAGTGGTACGGCGGCAAGATCGTCACCGACGTCATCCCGGCAGGCCAGTGGTGGGACGCCGAGCAGTACCACCAGCTGTACCTGAACAAGAACCCGAGCGGATACGAGTGCCCGAGCCATTTCCTGCGGACGTTCCCGCCGCTCAAGGGCTGA
- a CDS encoding Bax Inhibitor family protein, with the protein MSFSIALRHGPARLAQRLPQLSQPSASAVFRTTATRAFHQASPKTTRSSAAGLTSTSFAAAARNAFRGSSRTYMQQAAPGAYGNQSSPMRKLLVTGAIFGGSLVAINLVFNRETRDDGGMPVYEREYLNDTFLHTGLGVGIIAMSARQMIKSGFVYRLMVTNPWVVGLGGLALSFATMYGTRAISPDNYIPKYAMWAAFNATQAAMIAPMLTMVPGALLARAGLYTVAMMGSLSIVGATAKQDKYLYIGGPLLAGLGVVLASSMAPMLLPVTAVRTLALTESISLYGGLAVFGGFTLYDVQKILHHARLAERGVIRKDAVNESIALELDFINIFVRMVQILTMQQNRRR; encoded by the exons ATGTCGTTCAGCATCGCCCTCCGCCATGGGCCTGCGCGCCTGGCGCAGCGTCTCCCGCAACTCTCCCaaccctcggcctcggccgtcttccgcaCGACGGCCACCCGGGCCTTCCACCAGGCCTCTCCCAAGACTACCAGAtcttccgccgccggcctcacctcgacctcgttcgccgccgctgcccgcAACGCCTTCCGCggctcctcgaggacctACATGCAACAGGCCGCGCCCGGCGCCTACGGCAACCAGTCGAGCCCCATGCGCAAGCTGTTGGTTACGGGCGCCATCTTCGGCGGCTCCCTCGTGGCTATCAACCTCGTCTTCAACCGCGAGAcccgcgacgacggtggcATGCCCGTCTACGAGCGCGAGTACCTCAACGACACCTTCCTCCACACCGGTCTgggcgtcggcatcatcgccatgAGCGCTCGCCAGATGATCAAGTCGGGCTTCGTCTACCGCCTGATGGTGACTAACCCCTGGGtcgtcggtctcggcggTCTCGCTCTCAGCTTCGCCACCATGTACGGCACCCGCGCCATCTCGCCTGACAA CTACATTCCCAAGTACGCCATGTGGGCCGCCTTCAACGCCACCCAGGCCGCCATGATCGCTCCGATGCTCACGATGGTCCCGGGTGCGCTCCTCGCTCGCGCCGGCCTCTACACCGTCGCCATGATGGGCAGCTTgtccatcgtcggcgccaccgCCAAGCAGGACAAGTACCTTTACATCGGCGGGCCCctccttgccggccttggcgtcgtcctcgcctcGAGCATGGCCccgatgctgctgcccgtCACCGCTGTCCGCACCCTCGCGCTGACGGAGAGCATCTCGCTGTACGGTGGTCttgccgtcttcggcggTTTCACCCTCTACGATGTGCAGAAGATTCTGCACCACGCCCGTCTCGCCGAGCGCGGTGTCATCCGCAAGGACGCGGTCAACGAGAgcatcgccctcgagctTGACTTTATCAACATCTTTGTGCGCATGGTTCAGATCCTGACGATGCAGCAGAACCGTAGGAGATAA
- a CDS encoding cyclic nucleotide-binding domain-containing protein, whose amino-acid sequence MRRNRSPTSPSYRALAHGAGAGAVPDSISLLRSFNVDTNPTRPMRPSPLTASTIRDMPLDLVDRIRSFPLFVSAPDEFLAAIGNHLRPQVHAAQDHILTEGDDARAMYWLVRGVVAVTSRDGEAIYAELKPGAFFGEIGVLMDVPRTATIVARTKCLLVVLKKEDLQAELPKFPDMERAIRHEAQERLNILKKKRQEGGHAIKPPSTLVNGVREPAPGEVSTGEMGTIREGAVVNSKKRKSPSPGAIEDPAAGSALGSGIVNVRRTLRELPLFSTLPPDILHQVGLSAQPKTYSPFTDIVQQGSAGNEIFFIVRGEAEVIHETQDAHEPFKKTARATYLRPRLKAGQYFGEVASLGLSEGRTATVRAITTVECLVIPGDALDTLWSRCPPDIKLQVEETARKRYKTSDEDVEMVDAAIAGQRTSKSDPPTPTTPKPLPHMTFTTPSKPASPSKDDGDNMEPKDPDPFLSVDMENMRNRRRNSLAPPTPQSDNSSPIALNGFRTHHVESTPLRFSIPQSPPDSEAPVKRARTLPRRPYPALVPALPDDMLVAVFRYLDIAELMRARLVSHHWRKLLTTHPRVCLDLDLSQHNRRVTDLAIRTVIGPFAGTRPETIDISNCFHITDDGFRSLWETCGRNVKRWRMRSVWDVSANQILDMAENAKGLEEIDWSNCRKVGDNLLARVVGWVVPEPPPPSKQVVISSSTTKSKPQKAAATQQQAQQAAQHRAANIPKPGTIIGCPALKHLNLSYCKHITDRSMAHLAGHASNRLESLSLTRCTSITDAGFQSWVPYPFRNLSHLCLADCTYLTDNAIVSLVGAAKNLTHLDLSFCCALSDTATEVVALGLPQLRELRLAFCGSAVSDASLQCVALHLNELEGISVRGCVRVTGGGVETLLEGCGRLQWVDVSQCRNLEKWIRSGGVMRWGFDERGGNGMSPGQVPLPLPNPSPTTNHVGLGGRPLSFRRRTRKPVRFIVEKGAFGLR is encoded by the coding sequence ATGAGGCGGAATCGCTCCCCGACTTCGCCCTCCTaccgcgccctcgcccatggtgcgggcgccggcgctgtGCCAGATTCCATCTCCCTCCTCAGGTCCTTCAATGTCGACACGAACCCTACTCGGCCCATGCGGCCCTCTCCCCTGACCGCATCCACCATACGCGATATGCCACTCGACTTGGTCGACCGCATCAGatctttccccctcttcgTGTCGGCACCCGATGAATTCCTGGCCGCAATTGGGAACCACCTTAGACCACAGGTCCACGCCGCCCAGGATCATATCCTGACTGAGGGAGACGATGCCCGCGCAATGTACTGGCTGGtgcgcggcgtcgtcgccgtcacgTCGCGCGATGGTGAAGCCATCTACGCCGAGCTTAAACCCGGTGCCTTTTTCGGAGAGATTGGCGTCTTGATGGACGTCCCCCGCACGGCGACTATTGTCGCCCGCACCAAGTGTTTGCTCGTCGTGCTCAAGAAAGAGGACCTCCAGGCCGAGCTTCCCAAGTTCCCTGATATGGAGAGGGCCATTCGCCACGAGGCCCAAGAACGACTCAACATtctcaagaagaagcgccaGGAAGGAGGTCACGCCATCAAGCCGCCCTCGACCCTAGTCAACGGCGTCAGAGAGCCCGCGCCCGGAGAGGTGTCCACGGGCGAGATGGGTACCATCAGAGAAGGAGCAGTCGTCAACTCAAAGAAGCGGAAATCACCGAGTCCAGGCGCCATTGAGGACCCTGCCGCAGGTAGTGCTctcggcagcggcatcgTCAATGTACGGAGGACATTGAGGGAGCTGCCTCTGTTCTCGACGCTACCTCCAGATATCCTCCACCAGGTGGGGCTGAGTGCCCAGCCGAAAACGTACTCGCCCTTCACAGACATCGTCCAGCAGGGGTCGGCAGGCAACGAaatcttcttcatcgtccgcggcgaggccgaagtCATACACGAGACGCAGGACGCTCATGAGCCGTTCAAAAAGACGGCCCGTGCAACTTATCTACGTCCGAGGCTCAAGGCCGGCCAATACTTTGGAGAGGTGGCCAGTCTCGGGCTGTCGGAAGGCCGGACGGCCACCGTGCGTGCCATCACCACGGTAGAATGTCTGGTGATACCCGGCGACGCGCTAGATACGCTGTGGAGCCGGTGTCCGCCAGACATCAAGTTACAAGTGGAGGAGACGGCACGCAAGAGGTATAAGACGTCGGACGAGGATGTAGAAATGGTGGATGCGGCGATTGCGGGTCAGCGCACCAGCAAGTCGGACcctccgacgccgacgacaccTAAGCCTCTGCCGCACATGACCTTTACGACCCCGTCGAAACCCGCTTCTCCCAGcaaagacgacggcgacaacatGGAGCCCAAGGATCCGGACCCCTTCCTGAGCGTCGACATGGAAAACATGCGCAACAGAAGACGCAATTCCTTGGCCCCGCCCACGCCACAATCCGACAACTCGTCGCCGATCGCGCTGAACGGGTTCAGAACACACCATGTCGAGTCGACACCCCTCCGCTTCTCCATCCCCCAATCCCCTCCCGACTCGGAGGCGCCCGTCAAGCGAGCTCGAACGCTGCCGCGCCGGCCCTACCCAGCCCTGGTCCCTGCTCTTCCCGACGACATGCTGGTCGCCGTCTTCCGGTACTTGGACATTGCCGAACTGATGCGGGCACGGCTTGTTTCTCACCACTGGCGCAAGCTGTTGACTACACATCCCCGAGTGTGCCTGGATCTGGACCTATCGCAGCACAACAGGAGAGTCACGGACCTGGCCATCAGGACGGTGATTGGCCCTTTCGCCGGCACGCGTCCCGAGACCATTGATATCAGCAATTGTTTCCACATCACGGACGACGGCTTCCGTAGCCTATGGGAAACGTGCGGGCGAAACGTCAAGCGGTGGCGCATGCGATCGGTGTGGGACGTGTCCGCGAACCAGATCCTGGACATGGCGGAGAACGCCAAAGGCCTCGAGGAGATCGACTGGAGCAACTGCCGCAAAGTTGGGGACAACCTTCTCGCGCGCGTTGTCGGGTGGGTGGTGCCCGAgcctccgccgcccagcaAGCAAGTGGTGATCTCTAGCTCGACTACCAAGTCGAAGCCTCAGAAGGCCGCCGCGACGCAGCAGCAAGCGCAGCAGGCCGCTCAGCACCGGGCAGCCAACATTCCCAAGCCTGGCACCATCATTGGGTGTCCGGCCCTGAAGCACCTTAACTTGTCGTACTGCAAGCACATCACAGACAGGTCAATGGCGCATCTCGCGGGGCATGCGTCAAACCGCCTCGAATCGCTATCCCTGACGCGCTGCACATCCATCACGGACGCGGGCTTCCAGTCGTGGGTGCCTTACCCTTTCCGAAACCTGTCGCATCTGTGCCTGGCCGACTGCACCTACCTCACCGATAACGCCATTGTCTCTCTCGTTGGCGCGGCCAAGAACCTGACACACCTCGACTTGTCCTTCTGCTGCGCCCTTTCCGACACGGCAACGGAAGTCGTCGCACTCGGTCTACCGCAGCTGCGGGAACTCCGTCTCGCTTTCTGTGGCAGCGCCGTCTCGGACGCGAGCCTGCAATGCGTGGCCTTGCACCTGAACGAACTCGAGGGCATCTCGGTTCGGGGCTGCGTCCGAGTcacaggcggcggcgtcgagaccCTGCTCGAGGGATGCGGTCGGCTGCAATGGGTCGACGTGAGCCAGTGCCGGAACCTCGAGAAGTGGATCAGGAGCGGAGGCGTCATGCGATGGGGTTTCGACGAGCGCGGCGGCAACGGTATGTCGCCTGGGCAGGTGCCTCTGCCGCTGCCCAACCCATCGCCCACGACGAACCACGTCGGCTTAGGCGGACGACCGCTGAGCTTCCGTCGGAGAACAAGAAAGCCCGTGCGGTTCATTGTGGAGAAGGGTGCTTTTGGCCTCCGGTGA
- a CDS encoding Ariadne ring → MATVRGDTIMDEGVPYTITSPLQHYQPRSPQITKSFKDKRLFQGMMRAEVLFGAGAEVAGMTLPTDFTAVRVWDPVGEVTFSYVMRRVTAFSAIKPGHHTVVALLNTREGVRHLEIAVDDRHFARNFCSGFEMLDEVNGSSYAVNIERIAVPSYVPRGPFSSRYTFTTDSATVRLTWRKPTKEAMLVYRDEAKAQNLSRRIVMGRPKTIGPHVRALVFEMTTGEFAVHLWVLPLHFSRKDITSRLPKDLIPDKIICTGPRGYGLEEEAGEMGALVRGLESIGPLASEPCREGVHDYRTAGYQARFVDEADARSAVKQYNNTITPFGRKVVINVKLLFTTTFVFPAVWAGLYTLLAEKLRLVHPKVGLELREDAASRTLVLKVVGENSKSMARIRTAFEETLGLMSDSQEAGVRTVEARSQEAYPTFRLRAGEYLSELKCPICMEEPTIPIRSHCGHVYCKECYVSLAQSAAGTGTNGAIKCVGGEGTCKKPFPIAELRAILPGKSFETLLASSMRSYVCSHPLELRFCPTPDCQQLYRPTPAGANVNAVARCPDCLVVLCTACHAPHDESVLCSEGQEEDDNAEIRKALGVKPCPQCRTPIERSGGCNHMECGACHTHICWVCMEHYRTSAECYDHMAEAHEGAFAGIAGMDVYGGLIEEDDVRDAAVQAVLAARD, encoded by the coding sequence ATGGCTACTGTTCGAGGCGACACGATCatggacgagggcgtccCCTACACCATCACCTCTCCTCTCCAGCACTACCAGCCGAGGTCTCCCCAAATTACCAAGAGCTTCAAGGACAAGCGTCTCTTCCAAGGCATGATGCGGGCCGAAGTCCTTTTCGGAGCTGGCGCTGAAGTCGCCGGGATGACGCTCCCTACAGACTTCACAGCCGTCCGCGTATGGGACCCCGTCGGAGAGGTCACGTTCAGCTACGTCATGAGGCGCGTAACGGCCTTCTCTGCCATCAAGCCCGGTCACCACACGGTGGTCGCCCTCCTCAACACCCGCGAGGGCGTCCGCCACTTGGagatcgccgtcgacgaccgccACTTCGCCCGGAACTTCTGCAGCGGCTTCGAgatgctcgacgaggtcaaCGGCAGCAGCTACGCTGTCAACATCGAGAGGATCGCGGTCCCCTCCTACGTACCCCGCGGTCCCTTCTCATCGCGCTATACGTTCACCACCGACTCGGCCACCGTCCGCCTGACGTGGCGGAAGCCGACCAAGGAGGCGATGCTCGTGTACCgggacgaggccaaggctcAGAATCTCAGTCGCCGGATAGTCATGGGGAGGCCCAAGACCATCGGGCCCCATGTGCGCGCCCTGGTGTTCGAAATGACGACCGGAGAGTTCGCCGTTCATCTATGGGTGCTGCCCCTGCACTTCTCCCGCAAGGACATCACCAGCCGTCTCCCCAAGGACCTCATCCCGGACAAGATCATCTGCACCGGGCCTCGCGGCTAcgggctcgaggaggaggccggggAGATGGGGGCACTCGTGCGTGGGCTAGAGAGCATCGGGCCCCTGGCCTCGGAGCCCTGCCGCGAGGGCGTGCACGACTACCGGACGGCGGGCTACCAGGCACGTTTCGTTGACGAGGCAGACGCCCGGAGCGCCGTCAAGCAGTATAACAACACCATAACGCCCTTCGGCCGCAAGGTGGTCATCAACGTCAAGCTCCTCTTCACGACAACGTTCGTCTTCCCCGCCGTCTGGGCGGGCTTGTACACGCTGCTGGCCGAAAAGCTTCGCCTTGTTCACCCCaaggtcggcctcgagctcagGGAAGACGCGGCCTCGCGCACCCTGGTTTTGAAAGTCGTGGGCGAGAATTCCAAGAGCATGGCGAGGATTAGAACGGCCTTCGAGGAGACCCTGGGCCTCATGAGCGACTCCCAGGAGGCCGGGGTCCGAACGGTCGAGGCCCGCTCTCAAGAAGCTTACCCTACTTTTCGCCTGCGAGCAGGCGAGTACCTGAGCGAGCTCAAATGCCCCATTTGCATGGAAGAACCGACAATCCCCATCCGGTCCCACTGCGGCCACGTTTATTGCAAGGAGTGCTATGTCTCCCTGGCACAGTCGGcggccggcaccggcacAAACGGGGCCATCAAgtgcgtcggcggcgaggggaCATGCAAGAAGCCCTTCCCTATCGCCGAGCTCCGGGCTATACTCCCCGGGAAGAGCTTCGAGACCCTCCTGGCGTCGTCCATGAGATCCTACGTCTGCTCTCACCCGCTCGAGCTCCGCTTCTGCCCGACGCCGGACTGCCAACAGCTCTAccggccgacgccggcgggggcCAACGTCAACGCGGTGGCCCGGTGCCCGGACTGCCTCGTGGTGCTGTGCACCGCCTGCCACGCTCCGCACGATGAGAGCGTCTTGTGCAGCGAAGGtcaggaggaggacgacaacgccgAGATCCGcaaggccctcggcgtcaagCCCTGCCCGCAGTGCAGGACGCCCATCGAGCGGTCCGGGGGCTGCAACCACATGGAGTGCGGGGCCTGCCACACCCACATCTGCTGGGTGTGCATGGAGCACTACCGGACCTCGGCCGAGTGCTACGACCACATGGCAGAGGCCCACGAGGGAGCGTTCGCCGGCATCGCTGGAATGGACGTCTATGGTGGCCTGATTGAAGAGGATGATGTGAGAGACGCTGCCGTGCAGGCTGTGCTTGCCGCCCGGGATTGA
- a CDS encoding Pectate lyase, whose amino-acid sequence MQTKIFVSAMLATVATAQTLNIPTRSGSIVSLSAPSVISGSKDFANKEFDRGRACNTDDDTGSDSAVFILENGATLSNVIIGANQLEGVHCKGACTLKNVWFRDVCEDAISALGNGNVLIQGGGAQNAADKVVQHNGRGTVTIDGFTVVTAGKLYRGCGDCTNNGGPRNVVIKNVKAKNVKELVGINSNYGDVATISGTCGSSVPKVCQEYKGVNKGSGSSSKVSTTANCKGQTSLSAC is encoded by the exons ATGCAGACCAAGATCTTCGTTTCCGCCATGCTGGCCACCGTCGCCACGGCCCAGACCCTCAACATCCCTACCCGCAGCGGCTCCATCGTCTCTCTGTCCGCCCCCTCCGTCATCTCGGGATCCAAGGACTTCGCCAACAAGGAGTTCGACCGCGGCCGCGCCTGCaacaccgacgacgacaccggcagcgactcggccgtcttcatcctcgagAACGGCGCCACCCTGAGCaacgtcatcatcggcgccaaCCAGCTCGAGGGAGTCCACTGCAAGGGTGCCTGCACCCTGAAGAACGTCTGGTTCCGTGACGTCTGCGAGG ACGCCATCTCCGccctcggcaacggcaacgtcCTCATCCAGGGTGGTGGCgcccagaacgccgccgacaaggtcGTCCAGCACAACGGCCGCGGCACCGTCACCATCGACGGCTTCaccgtcgtcaccgccggAAAGCTGTACCGCGGCTGCGGCGACTGCACCAACAACGGCGGCCCCCGCAACGTCGTCATCAAGAACGTCAAGGCTAAGAAcgtcaaggagctcgtcggcaTCAACTCCAACtacggcgacgtcgccacCATCTCCGGCACGTGCGGCTCCAGCGTCCCCAAGGTCTGCCAGGAGTACAAGGGCGTCAACaagggcagcggcagcagctccaAGGTCAGCACCACCGCCAACTGCAAGGGCCAGACCTCCCTCTCCGCCTGCTAA